A stretch of Macadamia integrifolia cultivar HAES 741 chromosome 7, SCU_Mint_v3, whole genome shotgun sequence DNA encodes these proteins:
- the LOC122084569 gene encoding prostaglandin E synthase 2-like, which produces MRRAQNLVSSLLGRDLVPALEGCAAASSSSSSATAISVQRRLLQVALYNTSSSGSSGRQRLFSSYGRRSTKAVSLGVAGVVSLSIAASSVVPDVYAKEPLASEFLPKAVVLYQYEACPFCNKVKAFLDYYDIPYKVVEVNPISKREINWSDYKKVPILTVDGEQLVDSSDIINKLSHKIHPEKSIDSLPDDDEEKKWRRWVDGELVHVLSPNIYRTTSEALESFDYITSNGNFSFIEKITARYAGAAAMYFVSKNLKKKYNITDERAALYNAAETWVDALNGRDFLGGSKPNLADLAVFGVLRPIRYLRSGRDMVENTRIGDWYTRMERAVGESSRIKA; this is translated from the exons ATGAGGAGGGCTCAGAATCTGGTCTCTTCTCTACTTGGGAGAGATCTGGTCCCAGCCCTCGAGGGCTGCGCCGCCGCATCCTCGTCCTCCTCATCTGCCACTGCCATTAGTGTTCAGCGTAGGCTTCTCCAGGTCGCGTTATACAACACTAGTAGTAGCGGTTCGTCAGGTCGGCAGCGCTTGTTCTCTTCCTATGGTCGACGATCTACGAAAGCCGTATCTCTTGGGGTCGCCGGAGTTGTTTCCTTGTCTATCGCCGCTTCTTCTGTTGTTCCTGATGTATACGCCAAGGAGCCACTTGCTTCTGAGTTCCTTCCCAAGGCGGTTGTTCTTTACCAGTACGAAGCTTGCCCCTTCTGCAACAAAGTTAAAG CGTTCCTAGACTATTATGATATACCATACAAAGTCGTGGAGGTGAACCCCATCAGTAAAAGGGAAATCAATTGGTCTGATTATAAGAAGGTTCCTATATTAACTGTGGATGGTGAACAGCTGGTCGATTCATCAG ATATAATCAACAAGTTAAGTCATAAGATTCATCCTGAGAAATCGATTGATTCTCTTCCGGATGATGATGAGGAGAAGAAGTGGCGTCG GTGGGTTGATGGTGAGTTGGTGCATGTCCTATCCCCAAACATATACCGCACTACTTCAGAGGCTCTTGAATCCTTTGACTACATCACAAGCAATG GCAATTTTAGCTTTATAGAGAAAATAACAGCGAGATATGCGGGAGCTGCAGCTATGTATTTTGTGTCTaagaatctgaagaaaaaatataatatcaCCGATGAACGTGCAGCACTGTACAATGCTGCAGAGACTTGGGTGGATGCTCTAAATGGCCGGGATTTTCTAG GGGGCTCCAAGCCTAATTTAGCTGATCTCGCCGTATTTGGTGTTTTAAGACCCATCAGATATTTGAGATCTGGTAGAGACATGGTGGAGAACACACGCATTGGTGATTGGTACACAAGAATGGAAAGAGCTGTTGGCGAGTCTTCTAGGATCAAAGCCTAG
- the LOC122085027 gene encoding basic leucine zipper 23-like codes for MDDGELDYSNHDVFSSPNMGELPSSCSMDSFFDEILKDTHACTHTHTCNPPGPDYSHTHTCFHVHTKILPAPAEDKVATDDTAESSEKKSKKRPLGNREAVRKYREKKKARTASLEDEVARLRALNQQLLKRVQGQVALEAEIARLKCLLVDIRGRIEGEIGSFPYQKSAKSGDGIQNLPHSNLSSAYVMNPCDLRCDDQVYCLHPGMEGKGGDGMGLNDQGFNACEIGNVQCMGNPNLGLKELPGCGNGSIGAGANSSNANKRRGGARTATGG; via the exons atggACGACGGAGAGCTCGATTACTCGAACCATGATGTCTTCTCAAGTCCTAACATGGGTGAGCTTCCAAGCAGTTGCTCTATGGATAGCTTCTTCGATGAGATCCTAAAGGACACCCATGCTTGTACCCATACGCACACCTGCAATCCACCTGGACCTGATTATTCCCATACACACACTTGTTTTCATGTCCACACCAAAATTCTACCTGCCCCTGCTGAAGATAAGGTAGCTACTGATGATACGGCAGAGTCATCtgagaagaaatcaaagaaacGTCCCTTAGGTAATCGTGAAGCTGTTCGAAAGTATcgtgagaagaagaaggcacGAACTGCTTCATTAGAAGACGAAGTTGCCCGATTGAGGGCTCTGAATCAGCAGTTACTGAAGAGAGTGCAGGGTCAAGTTGCATTGGAGGCAGAGATTGCCAGACTCAAATGCTTGCTTGTGGACATCAGAGGGAGGATTGAGGGAGAGATTGGATCATTCCCTTACCAAAAATCGGCAAAGAGTGGTGATGGGATCCAGAACCTGCCCCATTCGAACTTGTCTAGTGCCTATGTCATGAACCCATGTGATTTGCGGTGCGATGATCAGGTTTATTGCCTACACCCTGGAATGGAAGGCAAGGGTGGGGATGGCATGGGATTGAATGACCAAGGGTTTAATGCTTGTGAAATTGGAAATGTTCAGTGTATGGGGAATCCTAACTTGGGATTGAAGGAGCTTCCGGGTTGTGGAAATGGGAGCATAGGGGCCGGTGCAAATTCTTCGAATGCAAATAAGAGAAGAG GAGGAGCTCGCACAGCCACAGGGGGTTGA
- the LOC122083321 gene encoding metal transporter Nramp5-like: MAALVQIQETPTWKKLLGYVGPGFLVSVAYLDPGNLQTDLQAGADHKFELLWIVLVGLTFALMIQSRSANLGVVTGKHLSEHCKAEYPKKVNYCLWILAEIAIITSDIPEVIGTAFALNLLLKVPIWAGVLLAGLSTLLLLGLQKYGIRKLEMAIGVLLMVVGTCFLGVMVHAKPDAGEIAIGMFVPKLKGHKATRDAVALLGALIMPHNLFLHSALVISRKVPHSFHGINSACKHFLIESGVALFVAFLINVAVVSASGSVCSDPELSFNNKAHCNNITLDSAAFLFKNALGNWASKLYALSLLASGQSSTVTGTYAGQYVMEGFLDLKMELWLRNLLTRCIAIVPSLVVSIVGGSSGAGTLIIFASLILSFELPFALIPLLRFTSSKTKMGHHKSSLMVTVASWLLGVCSIGINLYFLGASVMGWMTSKQMNNVGSFFTGVLIFPIMMAYMALLAYLTLRRETAPAESPRWATYTVGTNEIEIQSGSSPKMVEEVEVDDIVST, translated from the exons atgGCAGCTCTTGTTCAGATACAAGagactccaacatggaagaAGCTCTTAGGTTATGTAGGTCCTGGATTTCTAGTTTCTGTGGCTTACCTCGACCCTGGAAACT TGCAGACGGATTTACAAGCCGGAGCTGACCACAAATTTGAG CTCTTGTGGATCGTTCTTGTTGGGCTGACCTTCGCCTTGATGATTCAATCTCGCTCAGCAAACCTAGGAGTTGTCACAG GGAAACATTTATCTGAGCACTGTAAGGCTGAATACCCAAAGAAGGTGAATTACTGCCTCTGGATCCTCGCCGAGATTGCGATCATCACCTCTGACATCCCTGAAG TGATAGGCACAGCCTTTGCTCTAAACCTACTTCTCAAAGTGCCCATCTGGGCTGGGGTGCTCCTTGCCGGACTAAGCACTCTTCTTCTCCTAGGCCTACAAAAATATGGT ATAAGGAAGCTGGAAATGGCAATAGGTGTTCTCTTAATGGTGGTGGGAACTTGTTTCCTGGGAGTGATGGTACATGCCAAGCCCGATGCAGGAGAGATCGCCATTGGTATGTTTGTCCCCAAATTGAAGGGTCATAAAGCCACCCGAGATGCAGTTGCGCTGTTGGGAGCTCTCATCATGCC GCATAATCTCTTTCTTCATTCGGCCTTAGTAATCTCAAGGAAAGTCCCTCATTCCTTCCACGGCATCAAT AGTGCTTGCAAGCacttcttgatagaaagtggggTAGCCTTGTTCGTCGCATTTCTGATCAATGTGGCCGTAGTCTCAGCCAGTGGTAGCGTCTGTTCAGATCCTGAACTGTCTTTCAATAACAAAGCCCACTGCAATAACATTACCCTCGATTCCGCAGCTTTCTTGTTCAAG AATGCACTTGGGAATTGGGCTTCAAAACTATACGCCCTGTCATTGCTTGCTTCAGGTCAGAGTTCCACCGTCACAGGAACCTATGCGGGCCAGTATGTTATGGAG GGATTTTTGGATCTAAAGATGGAGCTTTGGTTAAGAAACCTGCTTACTCGATGTATTGCAATTGTGCCAAGCCTAGTAGTTTCCATTGTTGGTGGCTCTTCTGGAGCAGGGACGCTAATTATCTTTGCTTCG TTGATCTTATCATTTGAGTTACCCTTTGCTTTGATTCCACTCCTTCGGTTCACTAGCAGCAAAACCAAGATGGGTCACCACAAGAGCTCTCTCATG GTAACAGTAGCTTCATGGCTCTTAGGGGTGTGTTCGATTGGGATCAACCTATACTTCTTAGGTGCAAGTGTGATGGGTTGGATGACAAGCAAGCAAATGAACAATGTGGGTTCCTTCTTCACAGGAGTTCTGATATTCCCTATAATGATGGCTTATATGGCATTGTTGGCCTACTTGACATTAAGAAGGGAGACTGCTCCGGCAGAGTCTCCACGATGGGCGACATACACAGTTGGGACTAATGAAATTGAAATACAGAGTGGAAGCAGCCCCAAAATGGTTGAGGAAGTGGAGGTGGATGATATTGTTTCTACATAA